In Tenebrio molitor chromosome 6, icTenMoli1.1, whole genome shotgun sequence, one genomic interval encodes:
- the LOC138132997 gene encoding uncharacterized protein produces MGDSTIVSKIAIQVAVHIIYGISAINENLTSVLIYACVSGGLFVFFVILCAAFTCCKRPSKCDSLSLQENTALNETYIDYKTIDTNDATRWSKASFDTEHEFSYYDPIRENYRVSSLGTMKLLTPR; encoded by the exons atGGGCGACTCtacaatcgtgtcaaaaatcgCGATCCAG GTTGCAGTGCACATCATCTATGGAATATCTGCCATCAATGAAAATCTGACAAGTGTGTTAATATACGCTTGCGTCAGCGGCGGCTTGTTCGTCTTCTTCGTAATCCTGTGCGCGGCCTTCACCTGCTGCAAACGGCCCAGCAAATGCGACAGTCTCTCCCTGCAGGAAAACACGGCCTTGAACGAGACCTACATCGACTACAAGACCATCGACACCAACGACGCCACGAGGTGGTCAAAAGCAAGCTTCGACACCGAGCACGAGTTCTCGTATTATGACCCGATCAGAGAGAATTACAGAGTGTCGAGTCTGGGGACCATGAAGCTTCTCACCCCCCGCTGA
- the LOC138132988 gene encoding uncharacterized protein isoform X1, which produces MYKQSVGWALFALVVSSSIVSTISYPSDGGFVPVRTPQLPAQRIDRKFAEKPNAIKKVALDDLDDIQTNQISETGGGFSWSNLLGMVMQMIFNPGPHQGPNKSEGLDDTGVAPSPWANLLSVGLKILTAILGGGVGGNSDGIDKVDNGSPMQGVLAAIITAVLGSRDPKQVNMLARQAGEFINIVVNLLDALKTSFSHRSIAARTIGKKDSVSDAAVAGIAMMKGYVRSMSAPDSSCMQKYMCDANSECSTDVGQSSLFCHLGSYAASFVLDRFSSSSTTFDLLYEAGRRGRSGDNCRQAYLECNEV; this is translated from the exons ATGTACAAGCAATCGGTGGGATGGGCCCTGTTCGCCCTCGTGGTCAGCAGCTCGATCGTCAGCACGATCTCGTACCCCTCCGACGGCGGCTTCGTCCCCGTGCGCACCCCCCAGCTCCCGGCCCAGAGGATAGACCGTAAGTTCGCCGAAAAGCCGAACGCTATCAAAAAAGTAGCCCTCGATGATTTAGATGACATCCAAACCAACCAGATCTCCGAGACTGGGGGCGGCTTTTCTTGGTCCAACCTCCTAG GCATGGTGATGCAGATGATCTTCAACCCCGGCCCCCACCAGGGCCCCAACAAGTCCGAAGGTCTTGACGACACGGGCGTCGCGCCTTCCCCTTGGGCCAACCTCCTCTCCGTCGGCCTGAAGATCTTGACCGCGATCTTGGGCGGCGGCGTCGGCGGCAACAGCGACGGCATCGACAAAGTGGACAACGGCTCGCCCATGCAG GGAGTCTTGGCGGCGATTATTACGGCGGTGCTTGGATCTAGAGACCCGAAGCAGGTCAACATGCTGGCCAGACAGGCTGGGGAG TTCATCAATATAGTGGTGAACTTGCTCGACGCCCTCAAGACGTCGTTCTCCCATCGCTCGATCGCCGCACGCACCATCGGCAAGAAGGACTCGGTGAGCGACGCCGCCGTCGCCGGGATCGCCATGATGAAGGGCTACGTCCGGTCGATGTCCGCCCCTGACAGCTCCTGCATGCAGAAGTACATGTGCGACGCCAACAGCGAGTGCTCCACGGACGTCGGACAGAGTTCCCTCTTCTGCCACCTGGGAAGTTACGCCGCCAGCTTCGTCCTCGACAGATTCTCCAGCTCCTCCACGACCTTCGACCTGCTGTACGAGGCCGGCAGACGGGGCAGGTCCGGAGACAACTGCCGCCAAGCGTACTTGGAATGCAACGAAGTCTGA
- the LOC138132988 gene encoding uncharacterized protein isoform X2, giving the protein MYKQSVGWALFALVVSSSIVSTISYPSDGGFVPVRTPQLPAQRIDHDIQTNQISETGGGFSWSNLLGMVMQMIFNPGPHQGPNKSEGLDDTGVAPSPWANLLSVGLKILTAILGGGVGGNSDGIDKVDNGSPMQGVLAAIITAVLGSRDPKQVNMLARQAGEFINIVVNLLDALKTSFSHRSIAARTIGKKDSVSDAAVAGIAMMKGYVRSMSAPDSSCMQKYMCDANSECSTDVGQSSLFCHLGSYAASFVLDRFSSSSTTFDLLYEAGRRGRSGDNCRQAYLECNEV; this is encoded by the exons ATGTACAAGCAATCGGTGGGATGGGCCCTGTTCGCCCTCGTGGTCAGCAGCTCGATCGTCAGCACGATCTCGTACCCCTCCGACGGCGGCTTCGTCCCCGTGCGCACCCCCCAGCTCCCGGCCCAGAGGATAGACC ATGACATCCAAACCAACCAGATCTCCGAGACTGGGGGCGGCTTTTCTTGGTCCAACCTCCTAG GCATGGTGATGCAGATGATCTTCAACCCCGGCCCCCACCAGGGCCCCAACAAGTCCGAAGGTCTTGACGACACGGGCGTCGCGCCTTCCCCTTGGGCCAACCTCCTCTCCGTCGGCCTGAAGATCTTGACCGCGATCTTGGGCGGCGGCGTCGGCGGCAACAGCGACGGCATCGACAAAGTGGACAACGGCTCGCCCATGCAG GGAGTCTTGGCGGCGATTATTACGGCGGTGCTTGGATCTAGAGACCCGAAGCAGGTCAACATGCTGGCCAGACAGGCTGGGGAG TTCATCAATATAGTGGTGAACTTGCTCGACGCCCTCAAGACGTCGTTCTCCCATCGCTCGATCGCCGCACGCACCATCGGCAAGAAGGACTCGGTGAGCGACGCCGCCGTCGCCGGGATCGCCATGATGAAGGGCTACGTCCGGTCGATGTCCGCCCCTGACAGCTCCTGCATGCAGAAGTACATGTGCGACGCCAACAGCGAGTGCTCCACGGACGTCGGACAGAGTTCCCTCTTCTGCCACCTGGGAAGTTACGCCGCCAGCTTCGTCCTCGACAGATTCTCCAGCTCCTCCACGACCTTCGACCTGCTGTACGAGGCCGGCAGACGGGGCAGGTCCGGAGACAACTGCCGCCAAGCGTACTTGGAATGCAACGAAGTCTGA
- the LOC138132988 gene encoding uncharacterized protein isoform X3: MYKQSVGWALFALVVSSSIVSTISYPSDGGFVPVRTPQLPAQRIDRKFAEKPNAIKKVALDDLDDIQTNQISETGGGFSWSNLLGMVMQMIFNPGPHQGPNKSEGLDDTGVAPSPWANLLSVGLKILTAILGGGVGGNSDGIDKVDNGSPMQFINIVVNLLDALKTSFSHRSIAARTIGKKDSVSDAAVAGIAMMKGYVRSMSAPDSSCMQKYMCDANSECSTDVGQSSLFCHLGSYAASFVLDRFSSSSTTFDLLYEAGRRGRSGDNCRQAYLECNEV; the protein is encoded by the exons ATGTACAAGCAATCGGTGGGATGGGCCCTGTTCGCCCTCGTGGTCAGCAGCTCGATCGTCAGCACGATCTCGTACCCCTCCGACGGCGGCTTCGTCCCCGTGCGCACCCCCCAGCTCCCGGCCCAGAGGATAGACCGTAAGTTCGCCGAAAAGCCGAACGCTATCAAAAAAGTAGCCCTCGATGATTTAGATGACATCCAAACCAACCAGATCTCCGAGACTGGGGGCGGCTTTTCTTGGTCCAACCTCCTAG GCATGGTGATGCAGATGATCTTCAACCCCGGCCCCCACCAGGGCCCCAACAAGTCCGAAGGTCTTGACGACACGGGCGTCGCGCCTTCCCCTTGGGCCAACCTCCTCTCCGTCGGCCTGAAGATCTTGACCGCGATCTTGGGCGGCGGCGTCGGCGGCAACAGCGACGGCATCGACAAAGTGGACAACGGCTCGCCCATGCAG TTCATCAATATAGTGGTGAACTTGCTCGACGCCCTCAAGACGTCGTTCTCCCATCGCTCGATCGCCGCACGCACCATCGGCAAGAAGGACTCGGTGAGCGACGCCGCCGTCGCCGGGATCGCCATGATGAAGGGCTACGTCCGGTCGATGTCCGCCCCTGACAGCTCCTGCATGCAGAAGTACATGTGCGACGCCAACAGCGAGTGCTCCACGGACGTCGGACAGAGTTCCCTCTTCTGCCACCTGGGAAGTTACGCCGCCAGCTTCGTCCTCGACAGATTCTCCAGCTCCTCCACGACCTTCGACCTGCTGTACGAGGCCGGCAGACGGGGCAGGTCCGGAGACAACTGCCGCCAAGCGTACTTGGAATGCAACGAAGTCTGA
- the LOC138132996 gene encoding uncharacterized protein: MSLAVNPLMHGKPFIERTHYSGPSIQHSHHSHSSSKGGGKHSIALTALTLLSFLFFLNILQNCLQEHMEEMSPQQVMIMQARVKEVRAVEAQKRKGEVELFNSTLNKESRNNPEAKPQSYYMAQIPVKLRTSEKAVKP; the protein is encoded by the exons ATGTCGCTAGCAGTGAACCCCCTGATGCACGGTAAACCCTTCATCGAGAGGACACACTACAGCGGACCGTCCATACAGCACAGCCATCA TAGCCACAGCAGTTCGAAAGGCGGCGGCAAACACAGCATAGCGCTGACGGCTTTGACCCTGCTGTCTTTCCTGTTTTTCCTCAACATCCTGCAGAACTGCTTGCAAGAGCACATGGAAGAGATGAGTCCCCAGCAAGTGATGATAATGCAGGCGCGAGTGAAAGAGGTGCGCGCGGTGGAGGCGCAAAAACGCAAGGGAGAAGTCGAATTGTTCAACTCGACGCTAAACAAAGAGTCGAGGAATAATCCGGAAGCGAAGCCGCAGAGCTACTACATGGCGCAGATCCCGGTCAAACTGCGCACCAGCGAAAAAGCCGTCAAACCTTGA